The Jiangella sp. DSM 45060 genome contains the following window.
GACCACCACCACCACGGTCGACCCGTCGGCATCGGCGTCGCTGTCGCGGAACACGCCCTACGAGGGCATGAAGCTGCCGGGCACCGTCGTCGCGACGTTCCTGCGCGGCCGGCCCACGTTCCTGCGCGAAGGCGCCACGCCGTGACCGTGCGAGCGGCATCGATGCGGGTCGAGACGAAGCATCCGGCTGCCTTTGCGATGAGCACCCATGCGCATCGATGCGTATCGGTGCTCATTGCAAAGCGGTCCGAAAGGGGAGAACCATGACGACGAGCGCACCGGCGCTGCTCGTGCTCGAGGACGGCCGGACGTTCCGCGGCCGCTCGTACGGCGCGCCCGGCGAGACGTTCGGCGAGGCCGTCTTCTCGACCGGCATGACCGGCTACCAGGAGACGCTGACCGACCCGTCCTACCACCGCCAGGTGGTGGTGCAGACGGCGCCGCACATCGGCAACACCGGGGTGAACGACGACGACCCCGAGTCCGGCCGCATCTGGGTGGCCGGCTACGTCGTCCGCGACCCCGCCCGCCGCGCGTCGTCGTGGCGCAGCCGGCGCGGCCTCGACGAGGAGCTGGCGGCCCAGGGGGTCGTCGGCATCAGCGGCATCGACACCCGCGCGCTCACCCGCCACCTGCGCGAACGCGGCGCCATGCGGGTCGGCATCTCCACCGTCGAGACCGACCCCGACGCGCTGCGCCGGCGTGTCCTCGACAGCCCGGAGATGCTCGGCGCCGACCTCGCCGCCGAGGTCAGCACCCAAGAGCCGTACGTGGTCAAGGCCGAGGGCGAGCCGAGGTTCACCGTCGTCGCCCTCGACCTCGGCATCAAGACCATGACGCCGCGGCGCATGGCCGAGCGCGGCATCGAGACGCACGTACTCCCGGCGACGGCGACCATCGACGACGTCCTGAGCCGGCAGCCCGACGGGCTGTTCCTGTCCAACGGCCCCGGCGACCCGGCCACGGCCGACCACCCGATGCGCGTCGTCCAGGCGGCGCTCGAGCGCGACCTGCCGTTCTTCGGCATCTGCTTCGGCAACCAGGTGTTCGGCCGCGCGCTCGGCTTCGGCACGTACAAACTCGGCTACGGCCACCGCGGCATCAACCAGCCGGTCCAGGACCGCTCCACCGGCAAGGTCGAGGTGACGGCGCACAACCACGGCTTCGGGGTCGACGCCCCGCGCGACGTCGCCACCGACACACTGTACGGAAAGGCCGAGGTCAGCCACGTCTGCCTCAACGACGACGTCGTCGAGGGCCTGGCGCTGCGCGACGGGGCAGGCCGGCTGAAGGGCTTCTCCGTCCAGTACCACCCCGAGGCCGCGGCCGGCCCGCACGACGCCGCCTACCTGTTCGACCGGTTCACCGAGGTCATGACAACGAAGAAGGAGGCCTGATGCCCAGGCGCACGGACATCGACAGCGTCCTGGTCATCGGCTCGGGCCCGATCGTCATCGGCCAGGCGTGTGAGTTCGACTATTCGGGGACGCAGGCGTGCCGGGTGCTGCGGGCCGAGGGCCTGCGGGTGATCCTGGTGAACAGCAACCCGGCGACGATCATGACCGATCCCGACATCGCCGACGCCACCTACGTCGAGCCGATCACGCCGGAGTTCGTCGAGAAGGTCATCGCGCTGGAGCGTCCCGACGCGCTGCTGGCGACGCTGGGCGGGCAGACGGCGCTGAACACGGCGGTCGCGTTGCACGAGCGTGGCGTGCTCGAGCGGTTCGGGGTCGAGCTGATCGGCGCGTCCATCGACGCCATCGAGCGGGGCGAGAACCGCGAGTCGTTCAAGAAGATCGTCGAGGAGGTCGGTGGCGAGACCGCGCGGTCGGAGATCTGCCACTCGATGGACGACTGCCTGGGCGCGGTCGAGAAGCTGGGCTACCCGGTGGTGGTGCGGCCGTCGTTCACGATGGGCGGCGCCGGTTCGGGCATGGCCTTCGACGAGGACGACCTGCGCCGCATCGCCGGCGCCGGGCTCGACGCGTCGCCGACGACCGAGGTGCTGCTGGAAGAGAGCATCCTCGGCTGGAAGGAGTACGAGCTCGAGGTCATGCGCGACGGCGCGGACAACGTCGTCATCGTCTGCTCCATCGAGAACGTCGACCCGATGGGCGTGCACACCGGCGACTCCGTCACCGTGGCCCCGGCGCTGACGCTGACCGACCGCGAGTACCAGGTCATGCGCGACCAGGCCATCGCGATCATCCGTGCGGTCGGTGTCGACACCGGCGGCTGCAACATCCAGTTCGCGGTCGACCCCGCCGACGGGCGGCTCATCGTCATCGAGATGAACCCGCGGGTGTCGCGCTCGTCCGCGCTGGCCAGCAAGGCGACCGGATTCCCGATCGCGAAGATCGCGGCGAAGGTCGCGCTCGGCTACACGCTGGACGAGATCCCCAACGACATCACCGGCGAGACCCCGGCGTCGTTCGAGCCGACGCTCGACTACGTGGTCGTGAAGGCGCCGCGGTTCGCGTTCGAGAAGTTCCCGGCCGCCGACTCCACGCTGACCACGCACATGAAGAGCGTGGGCGAGGCGATGGCCATCGGCCGCAACTTCACCGAGGCGCTGCAGAAGGCGCTGCGGTCGTTGGAGAAGTCCGACGGCGCGCTCGACTTCGCGACGCCGCCCGGCGACAAGGCCGAGCTGACCGAGAAGGTGAAGCGCCCCTACGACGGGCGGCTGCGCGACGTCCTCGACGCGTTGCGCGCCGGCGCCACCGTCGACGAGCTGTACGAGGCCACCCGCATCGACCCGTGGTTCCTCGATCAGCTGCTGCTGCTCACCGAGGTCGCCGACGAGGTCCGCGTGGCGGCGGAGCTGACGCCTGACCTGCTGCGCGAGGCGAAGCGGCACGGCTTCTCCGACGTCCAGCTGGCGGCGCTGCGCGGCACGCCGGCCGAGGTGGTCCGCGGCGTCCGGCACGCGCTGGGCATCCGGCCGGTGTTCAAGACCGTCGACACCTGCGCCGCGGAGTTCGCGGCGAAGACGCCGTACCACTACTCGTCCTACGACGAGGAGACCGAGGTCGGGCCGCGCGAGCGCGAAGCGGTGATCATCCTGGGGTCCGGGCCGAACCGCATCGGCCAGGGCATCGAGTTCGACTACTCCTGCGTGCACGCGGCCATGGCGCTGCACGACGCTGGCTACGAGACCGTCATGGTCAACTGCAACCCCGAGACGGTGTCGACCGACTACGACACCTCCGACCGCCTCTACTTCGAGCCGCTGACGCTGGAGGACGTCCTCGAGGTCGTGCACGCCGAGCGGCAGGCCGGGCCGGTCGCCGGGGTCATCGTGCAGCTCGGCGGGCAGACCCCGCTGGGTCTGGCGGCGGCGCTGGCCGAGGCCGGCGTCCCCATCGTCGGCACCAGCCCCCAGGCCATCGACCTCGCCGAGGACCGCGGATCGTTCGGCCGGGTGCTCGCCGAGGCGGGGCTGCCCGCGCCGAAGCACGGCACGGCCAGCTCGTTCGACGAAGCGCGCGACATCGCCCACACCATCGGCTACCCGGTGCTGGTGCGCCCGTCGTACGTGCTGGGCGGGCGCGGCATGGAGATCGTCTACGACGACGACACGCTGGCCGACTACATCGGCCGCGCCACCCAGGCCAGCCCGGAGCACCCGGTGCTGGTCGACCGGTTCCTCGACGACGCCGTCGAGATCGACGTCGACGCCCTGTTCGACGGCGACGAGCTCTACCTCGGCGGCGTCATGGAGCACATCGAGGAGGCCGGCATCCACTCCGGCGACTCCGCCTGCGCGCTCCCGCCCATCACGCTGGGCCGCGACGAGCTGGCCCGCATCAAGGCGTCCACCGAGGCCATCGCCCGCGGTGTCGGCGTCCGCGGCCTGCTCAACGTGCAGTACGCGCTGGCCGGCGACGTCCTCTACGTGCTCGAGGCGAACCCGCGGGCGTCGCGGACGGTCCCGTTCGTGTCCAAGGCCACCGGCGTCGCGCTGGCCAAGGCCGCGGCCCGGGTCATGCTCGGCGCCACCATCGCCCAGCTCCGCGACGAGCACCTGCTGCCCGCGACCGGCGACGCCGTCGACCTGCCCGCCGACGCGCCCGCCGCGGTCAAGGAGGCGGTGATGCCGTTCAACCGGTTCCGCACCCCCGACGGCCGCAGCGTCGACACCCTGCTCGGCCCGGAGATGCGCTCCACCGGCGAGGTCATGGGCATCGACGAGCAGTTCGGCACCGCGTTCGCCAAGTCCCAGACCGCGGCGTTCGGCGCGCTGCCCACGTCCGGCACGGTGTTCGTGTCGCTGGCCAACCGCGACAAACGGCACATGATCTTCCCGGTCAAGCGGCTGGCCGACCTCGGCTTCACCATCCTGGCGACCGCCGGCACCGCCGAGGTGCTGCGCCGCAACGGCGTCGAGGCCGAGGTCGTCCGCAAACGCTGGGTCGGCCACGAACCCGACGGCACCCCGACCATCATCGGGCGCATCCTCGCCGGCGACGTCGACCTCATCATCAACACCCCCAGCGGGACGACGACCGGCGGCAGCCCGCGCGCCGACGGCTACGAGATCCGCCGCGCCGCCATCCAGGGCAACATCCCCTGCATCACGACGACACAGGGACTGGCCGCGGCGGTGCAGGGCATCGAGTCGCTGCGGGCCGAGTCGGTGGGTGTCCGGTCGCTGCAGTCCTGGGCCGACCGGTCGTGACGGCGTACGACCAGCTGTTCCGGCGGGTCCTGTCGCGGCTCGACGCCGAGACCGCGCACAAGGGCGCGTTCACGGCGATGCGCGTGGCGGCCCGGGTGCCGGGGCTGGCGGCGTACGGACGGCGCCGGCTCGGCCCGCGCGGGCCGGGTGTCGAGGCGTTCGGGCTGCACTTCCCGGGACCGCTGGGGCTGGCCGCCGGGTTCGACAAGAACGCCGTCGGCATCGACGCCCTGGCCGCGCTCGGCTTCGCGTTCGTCGAGGTGGGGACGGTCACCGGCCGCCCGCAGCCGGGCAACCCGAAGCCGCGGCTGCACCGTCTGGTCGCCGACCGCGCCGTCGTCAACCGCATGGGCTTCAACAACGACGGCGCCGCCGTGGTGGCCGCCCGGCTGGCCCGGCGACGCCGCCGGCGCGGCGCGCTGCCGGTCGTCGTCGGCGTCAACATCGGCAAGTCGAAGGTCGTGCCGGAGGCCGAGGCCGTCGGCGACTACGAGGCCAGCACCCGGCTGCTCGCCCCGTACGCCGACTATCTGGTCGTCAACGTCAGCTCGCCGAACACGCCCGGCCTGCGCGACCTCCAGGCGGTCGAGAAGCTGCGCCCGCTGCTCACCGCCGTCCGGGCGCAGGCCGACGCCGTCACGTCGCGCCGGGTGCCGCTGCTGGTGAAGATCGCGCCCGACCTCGGCGACGATGACGTCCTGGCGGTCGCGAAGCTGGCGCTCGAGCTCGAGCTGGACGGCATCATCGCCACGAACACCACCATCGGCCGCGACGGGCTGCGCTCCACGCCGCTGGCGGTCGAGCGGGCCGGCGCCGGCGGGCTGTCCGGCGCGCCGCTGGCCGACCGGTCGCTGGCGGTGCTGCGGCTGCTGCACGGCGCGGTGGGGGACCGGCTGACGCTGGTCGCGGCCGGCGGCATCGGCTCCGCCGCCGACGCGCACGAGCGGCTGCGGGCCGGCGCCACGCTGGTCCAGGCGTACACCGCGTTCATCTACGGCGGGCCGTTCTGGCCGGCCCGCGTGCAGCGCGAGCTGGCGCGACTGATCGAGGAGGAGCCGTGACGGAGACGTTCGGGCGGCGGCTGCACGCCGCGATGGCCGCCCGCGGCCAGTTCTGCGCGGGCATCGACCCGCACCCCGGCCTGCTCGCCGCCTGGGGTCTCGACGACGACGCCGCCGGGCTGGAGCGGTTCGCCCGCACCGCCGTCGAGGCGCTGGGCAAGACGGTCGCGCTGCTCAAGCCGCAGTCGGCGTTCTTCGAGCGGCACGGCTCGCGCGGCGTCGCCGTGCTGGAACGGGTCATCGCCGACGCGAAGGCGGCCGGCGCGCTGGTGCTGCTGGACGTCAAGCGCGGCGACATCGGCTCGACGATGCAGGCCTACGCCGACGCCTACTGCGACCCCGCGTCGCCGCTGTGCGCCGACGCCGTCACCGTGTCGCCGTACCTGGGCTTCGAGTCGCTGCGCCCGGTGCTCGACACCGCCGCGGCCCACGGCAACGGCGTGTTCGTGCTGGCATTGACGTCGAACCCGGAGGGCCCGGAGGTCCAGCACGCGACGACCGCCGGCGGGCGCACCGTCGCCGGGACGATGCTGGCACACGTCCGTGCCGCCAACGCCGCCGCGCTGGCCGCCGGCGACCCGCTGGGCAGCGTCGGCGTCGTCGTCGGCGCCACCACGGGAGCCACGGGCGAGGACCTCGCCGTCGGCGGGCCGCTGCTGGCGCCGGGCATCGGGGCCCAGGGCGCCACCGTCGCGGACCTCGCGACGGTGTTCGGCGCGGCGCTGCCGCAGGTCGTGCCGGCGGTGTCGAGGGAGGTCCTGGGCGCCGGTCCGGCCCTCGACGCGCTCCGCGCGGCGGCGGTCCGCACCATCGAGGACGTCCGTGACCTGCTGTTTCGTGCCTCCACCCGGGCCTGACCGGCGCAAATCCGCGGACTTCCAGCGCGACACGCGGGGGACCTCGTACCGTGGATTCGTCCGGACAGGTACGGTGGATTACGTTGCTGACCTGGTGGTTCACTCGCTAGGTTCCTGAAACAAGGTTGCCGGAAGCGGTGGCCGGACCCACATCCACACAACGACACAACAGAGGTGACCCGCTCGTGGCGCTCCCTAACCTGACTCCCGAACAGCGCGCGGCCGCTCTCGAGAAGGCTGCCGAAGCTCGCCGGGAGCGTGCGGAGGTCAAGAACCGCCTGAAGAACGCCGGAGCCCGTCTCGGTGACGTGCTCAAGGAAGGCGAGAAGAATGAGGTCATCGGCAAGATGAAGGTTTCCGCCCTCCTCGAGTCGATGCCCGGCGTCGGTAAGGTCCGCGCCAAGCAGATCATGGAGGAGATCGGCATCGCCGAGACCCGTCGCGTGCGCGGCCTGGGTGCCAACCAGTCGGCGGCGCTGATCGAGCGTTTCGGCGGTTGAGCCTGCACACGTCCCATCCGCGGTCGGCCCCGCGGATCATCGTCCTGTCGGGGCCGACGGCGGTCGGAAAGACGACCGTCGTCAAGAAACTGCGCGCCGCCCATCCGGAGCTGTGGATCTCGGTGTCCACGACCACCCGGCCGGCGCGGCCGCGTGAGATCGACGGCGAGCACTACCACTTCGTGGACGACGCCACGTTCGACAAGATGATCGAGCAGGGCGAGTTCCTCGAGTGGGCGGTCGTGCACAAGCGGGCCAAGTACGGCACGCCGCGCGGCCCGATGGAACGTGCGCTGGCCAACGGCGACTCCGTGCTGCTCGAGATCGACCTGCAGGGCGCCCGCCAGGTCAGGGAGACCATCCCCGACGCGCTGTTCGTGTTCCTCGCACCACCGAGCTGGGACGAGCTGGTCCGCCGGCTCGTCGGCCGCGGCACCGAGACCGAGGCCGAGCGCGAGCGCCGGCTGGCCACCGCGCGCGAGGAGCTGGCCGCGGAGGCCGAGTTCGACGTCACGCTCGTGAACACCGACGTCGAGACGGTTTGCGAAGAGTTGGTAGCCTTGATGCGTACACCCCACTTGACAAGCCCGGAGGCATGAACGTGGCCGGAACCCAAGGCGTAGCCGAGGGCATCACCTTCCCACCCATCGACGACCTGCTGGCCAAGACCGACTCCAAGTACGGGCTGGTCATCTACGCGGCCAAGCGGGCGCGGCAGATCAACGCCTACTACTCGCAGCTGGGCGAGGGCCTGCTCGAGTACGTCGGGCCGCTGGTCGAGACGCACGTGCAGGAGAAGCCGCTGTCCATCGCGCTGCGCGAGATCGACGCGGGCCTGCTCACGGCCGAGCACATCGACCCCAACGACATCGACGCCGAGCTGCCGGCCACGCCGCCGGCGCAGGCCGCCGACACGGCCGAGCAGAGCTGACGGCCGGTCGCGGCTGATGGCCGAGATCGTCCTCGGCGTCGGTGGCGGCATCGCCGCCTACAAGGTCGCCGACCTGCTGCGCCGTCTCACCGAGTCCGGTCACGGCGTCACGGTCGTACCCACCAGGTCGGCCCTCCGCTTCGTCGGGGAGCCGACCTGGGCCGCGTTGTCGGGCCGTCCGGTGCGCACCGAGGTGTTCGAGGACGTGCACGAGGTCCCGCACGTGCGCATCGGCCGGCACGCCGACCTCGTCGTGGTCGCTCCGGCCACGGCCGACCTCATGGCGAAGGCCGCGGCCGGGCTGGCCGACGACCTGCTGACGTCGACGCTGCTCACGGCGCGCGGGCCGGTGGTGTTCGTGCCGGCCATGCACACCGAGATGTGGGAGCACCCGGCCACCGTCGCCAACGTCGAGACGCTGCGCCGGCGCGGCGCGCTGGTGGTCGAGCCGGCCGTCGGGCGGCTCACCGGCGCCGACACCGGCAAGGGCCGGCTGCCCGAGCCCGCTGACATCTTCGCGTACGTGTCCGACGTGCTGACGCGCGGCGCCGCGGCCGACGCCGGTCCCGACCTCGCCGGCCGGCACGTCGTGGTCTCCGCCGGCGGCACCCGCGAGCACCTCGACCCGGTCCGGTTCCTCGGCAACCGCTCGTCCGGCCGGCAGGGTTACGCGCTGGCCCGGGCTGCGGCGGCCCGCGGCGCGCGGGTCACGCTGGTGGCGGCGAACGTGGCGCTGCCCGACCCCGCCGGCGTCGACCTCGTGCGGGTCGGCTCGGCGGCGCAGCTGTACGACGCCATGGTCGAGGCCGCGGCCGGCGCCGACGCCGTCGTCATGGCCGCCGCCGTCGCCGACTTCCGGCCGGCCGCCTACGCCGACACCAAGATCAAGAAGACGGCCGACGGCTCGTCGCCGGTCATCGAGCTGGAACGCACCACGGACATCCTGGCGTACCTCGCCGCGCACCGGCCCGACCCGAAGCAGGTCGTCGTCGGGTTCGCCGCCGAGACCGGCGACGCGTCCGGCAGCGTGCTCGACCACGGCCGGGCGAAACTCGCCTCCAAGGGCTGCGACCTGCTGGTGGTGAACGAGGTGGGCGCCGACCGCGGCTTCGAGTCCGAGGACAACGCCGCGGTCGTGCTGGGTGCCGACGGCAGCTCCGTCACCGTCGAGAGCGGCCCGAAGTCGGCCCTCGCGCACGTCGTCTGGGATCTCGTCCGGGCTCGCCTCTGACCGCCGGCTGACATCGCCGCGTCTCAGGATGCGGCCGAAAACTGTCCACTGAGTGGACTCCCGCGCGCGGGCGCGGAGACATTACCCTACAGTTGGGCTGCTCGGACGGTAGTCCGCGTCAAGAGGGGGCTTGCGTTGTCTCTACGTCTGTTCACATCCGAATCCGTCACCGAAGGTCATCCAGACAAGATCTGCGACCAGATCAGTGACGCCGTGCTCGACGCCCTGCTGAAGGACGACCCGAACAGCCGCGTCGCGGTCGAGTCGATGGTCACCACCGGGCTGGTCCACGTGGCCGGCGAGGTGACCACCCAGGGCTACGCCGACATCCCGGGCATCGTGCGCGACACCATCCTGGGTATCGGCTACGACTCGTCGACCAAGGGCTTCGACGGCTACTCGTGCGGCGTGTCGGTCTCCATCGGCTCGCAGTCGCAGGACATCGCGCAGGGTGTGGACTCCGCCTACGAGCATCGCGTCGAGGGCGACCTCGACCCGCTGGACCTGCAGGGGGCGGGCGACCAGGGGCTGATGTTCGGCTACGCGAGCGACGAGACGCCCGAGCTGATGCCGCTGCCGATCATCGTCGCGCACCGGCTGGCGCAGCGGCTGGCCGAGGTGCGCCGCTCCGGCGCCGTGCCGTACCTGCGCCCCGACGGCAAGACCCAGGTCACCATCGAGTACGACGGCGACCGCCCGGTCCGCCTCGACACCGTCGTCGTGTCGACGCAGCACGCCGCCAACATCGACCTCCAGCAGCTGCTGACGCCCGACATCGCGCACCAGGTCGTCAAGCCGGTGCTCGAGACGTTCGAGCTCGACGAGCACGACTTCCGGCTGCTGGTGAACCCGACCGGCCGGTTCGAGATCGGCGGCCCCATGGGCGACGCCGGCCTCACCGGGCGGAAGATCATCATCGACACCTACGGCGGCATGGCCCGCCACGGCGGCGGCGCGTTCAGCGGCAAGGACCCGTCGAAGGTCGACCGCTCCGGCGCCTACGCCATGCGGTGGGTGGCGAAGAACGTCGTCGCGGCCGGGCTGGCCCGCCGGTGCGAGGTGCAGGTCGCGTACGCCATCGGCAAGGCCGAGCCGGTCGGGCTGTTCCTCGAGAGCTTCGGCACCGAGACGGTCCCGGTCGAGCGCATCGAGAAGGCCGTCAGCGAGGTCTTCGACCTGCGCCCGGCGGCCATCATCCGCGACCTCGACCTCAAGCGGCCCATCTACGCCCAGACGGCCGCATACGGGCACTTCGGGCGCGAGCTGCCCGACTTCACCTGGGAGCGCACGGATCGGGTCGATGCCCTGAGGGCCGCCGCCGGCTGATCGTCCGCGCGGCCGAGGCGAAGATCGTCCCCCGAGGCCCAGCGGCGTGCGGAACGGCGTCCGTAGCGTGATGGCATGCGCCGGGGCGCCGCCCCGACCCGGACCGGCCGCTGCTCGACACCACCGCAGCACGCTGGGCTTCGTCACGTCCGCGTTCTCCTCGCCCGACGGCACCTGGCTGGGCGCTCAGGTGGGAGTCGTGGAGAAACTGGACCGCGTCCTCGGGTAGAAACGGTCTGTGAGCGCATCCGAGCCGGCCGAGCCCGATCAGCTGGCGCTGGTCGCCGCGCCCGGCCGGCGCCGGTTCCGCACGCGCGAGCCCGAGCCGCTCGCCGGCGAGCGGCAGGTGGCGTCGGTGCTGGTCGACGTCGGGCTGCCGCACCTCGACCGGCCGTTCGACTACCTCGTGCCCGCCTCGATGGACGACGACGCGGTCGTGGG
Protein-coding sequences here:
- the carA gene encoding glutamine-hydrolyzing carbamoyl-phosphate synthase small subunit — its product is MTTSAPALLVLEDGRTFRGRSYGAPGETFGEAVFSTGMTGYQETLTDPSYHRQVVVQTAPHIGNTGVNDDDPESGRIWVAGYVVRDPARRASSWRSRRGLDEELAAQGVVGISGIDTRALTRHLRERGAMRVGISTVETDPDALRRRVLDSPEMLGADLAAEVSTQEPYVVKAEGEPRFTVVALDLGIKTMTPRRMAERGIETHVLPATATIDDVLSRQPDGLFLSNGPGDPATADHPMRVVQAALERDLPFFGICFGNQVFGRALGFGTYKLGYGHRGINQPVQDRSTGKVEVTAHNHGFGVDAPRDVATDTLYGKAEVSHVCLNDDVVEGLALRDGAGRLKGFSVQYHPEAAAGPHDAAYLFDRFTEVMTTKKEA
- the carB gene encoding carbamoyl-phosphate synthase large subunit yields the protein MPRRTDIDSVLVIGSGPIVIGQACEFDYSGTQACRVLRAEGLRVILVNSNPATIMTDPDIADATYVEPITPEFVEKVIALERPDALLATLGGQTALNTAVALHERGVLERFGVELIGASIDAIERGENRESFKKIVEEVGGETARSEICHSMDDCLGAVEKLGYPVVVRPSFTMGGAGSGMAFDEDDLRRIAGAGLDASPTTEVLLEESILGWKEYELEVMRDGADNVVIVCSIENVDPMGVHTGDSVTVAPALTLTDREYQVMRDQAIAIIRAVGVDTGGCNIQFAVDPADGRLIVIEMNPRVSRSSALASKATGFPIAKIAAKVALGYTLDEIPNDITGETPASFEPTLDYVVVKAPRFAFEKFPAADSTLTTHMKSVGEAMAIGRNFTEALQKALRSLEKSDGALDFATPPGDKAELTEKVKRPYDGRLRDVLDALRAGATVDELYEATRIDPWFLDQLLLLTEVADEVRVAAELTPDLLREAKRHGFSDVQLAALRGTPAEVVRGVRHALGIRPVFKTVDTCAAEFAAKTPYHYSSYDEETEVGPREREAVIILGSGPNRIGQGIEFDYSCVHAAMALHDAGYETVMVNCNPETVSTDYDTSDRLYFEPLTLEDVLEVVHAERQAGPVAGVIVQLGGQTPLGLAAALAEAGVPIVGTSPQAIDLAEDRGSFGRVLAEAGLPAPKHGTASSFDEARDIAHTIGYPVLVRPSYVLGGRGMEIVYDDDTLADYIGRATQASPEHPVLVDRFLDDAVEIDVDALFDGDELYLGGVMEHIEEAGIHSGDSACALPPITLGRDELARIKASTEAIARGVGVRGLLNVQYALAGDVLYVLEANPRASRTVPFVSKATGVALAKAAARVMLGATIAQLRDEHLLPATGDAVDLPADAPAAVKEAVMPFNRFRTPDGRSVDTLLGPEMRSTGEVMGIDEQFGTAFAKSQTAAFGALPTSGTVFVSLANRDKRHMIFPVKRLADLGFTILATAGTAEVLRRNGVEAEVVRKRWVGHEPDGTPTIIGRILAGDVDLIINTPSGTTTGGSPRADGYEIRRAAIQGNIPCITTTQGLAAAVQGIESLRAESVGVRSLQSWADRS
- a CDS encoding quinone-dependent dihydroorotate dehydrogenase, with product MTAYDQLFRRVLSRLDAETAHKGAFTAMRVAARVPGLAAYGRRRLGPRGPGVEAFGLHFPGPLGLAAGFDKNAVGIDALAALGFAFVEVGTVTGRPQPGNPKPRLHRLVADRAVVNRMGFNNDGAAVVAARLARRRRRRGALPVVVGVNIGKSKVVPEAEAVGDYEASTRLLAPYADYLVVNVSSPNTPGLRDLQAVEKLRPLLTAVRAQADAVTSRRVPLLVKIAPDLGDDDVLAVAKLALELELDGIIATNTTIGRDGLRSTPLAVERAGAGGLSGAPLADRSLAVLRLLHGAVGDRLTLVAAGGIGSAADAHERLRAGATLVQAYTAFIYGGPFWPARVQRELARLIEEEP
- the pyrF gene encoding orotidine-5'-phosphate decarboxylase — translated: MAARGQFCAGIDPHPGLLAAWGLDDDAAGLERFARTAVEALGKTVALLKPQSAFFERHGSRGVAVLERVIADAKAAGALVLLDVKRGDIGSTMQAYADAYCDPASPLCADAVTVSPYLGFESLRPVLDTAAAHGNGVFVLALTSNPEGPEVQHATTAGGRTVAGTMLAHVRAANAAALAAGDPLGSVGVVVGATTGATGEDLAVGGPLLAPGIGAQGATVADLATVFGAALPQVVPAVSREVLGAGPALDALRAAAVRTIEDVRDLLFRASTRA
- the mihF gene encoding integration host factor, actinobacterial type; the protein is MALPNLTPEQRAAALEKAAEARRERAEVKNRLKNAGARLGDVLKEGEKNEVIGKMKVSALLESMPGVGKVRAKQIMEEIGIAETRRVRGLGANQSAALIERFGG
- the gmk gene encoding guanylate kinase, with translation MSLHTSHPRSAPRIIVLSGPTAVGKTTVVKKLRAAHPELWISVSTTTRPARPREIDGEHYHFVDDATFDKMIEQGEFLEWAVVHKRAKYGTPRGPMERALANGDSVLLEIDLQGARQVRETIPDALFVFLAPPSWDELVRRLVGRGTETEAERERRLATAREELAAEAEFDVTLVNTDVETVCEELVALMRTPHLTSPEA
- the rpoZ gene encoding DNA-directed RNA polymerase subunit omega, which codes for MAGTQGVAEGITFPPIDDLLAKTDSKYGLVIYAAKRARQINAYYSQLGEGLLEYVGPLVETHVQEKPLSIALREIDAGLLTAEHIDPNDIDAELPATPPAQAADTAEQS
- the coaBC gene encoding bifunctional phosphopantothenoylcysteine decarboxylase/phosphopantothenate--cysteine ligase CoaBC; translated protein: MAEIVLGVGGGIAAYKVADLLRRLTESGHGVTVVPTRSALRFVGEPTWAALSGRPVRTEVFEDVHEVPHVRIGRHADLVVVAPATADLMAKAAAGLADDLLTSTLLTARGPVVFVPAMHTEMWEHPATVANVETLRRRGALVVEPAVGRLTGADTGKGRLPEPADIFAYVSDVLTRGAAADAGPDLAGRHVVVSAGGTREHLDPVRFLGNRSSGRQGYALARAAAARGARVTLVAANVALPDPAGVDLVRVGSAAQLYDAMVEAAAGADAVVMAAAVADFRPAAYADTKIKKTADGSSPVIELERTTDILAYLAAHRPDPKQVVVGFAAETGDASGSVLDHGRAKLASKGCDLLVVNEVGADRGFESEDNAAVVLGADGSSVTVESGPKSALAHVVWDLVRARL
- the metK gene encoding methionine adenosyltransferase; this translates as MSLRLFTSESVTEGHPDKICDQISDAVLDALLKDDPNSRVAVESMVTTGLVHVAGEVTTQGYADIPGIVRDTILGIGYDSSTKGFDGYSCGVSVSIGSQSQDIAQGVDSAYEHRVEGDLDPLDLQGAGDQGLMFGYASDETPELMPLPIIVAHRLAQRLAEVRRSGAVPYLRPDGKTQVTIEYDGDRPVRLDTVVVSTQHAANIDLQQLLTPDIAHQVVKPVLETFELDEHDFRLLVNPTGRFEIGGPMGDAGLTGRKIIIDTYGGMARHGGGAFSGKDPSKVDRSGAYAMRWVAKNVVAAGLARRCEVQVAYAIGKAEPVGLFLESFGTETVPVERIEKAVSEVFDLRPAAIIRDLDLKRPIYAQTAAYGHFGRELPDFTWERTDRVDALRAAAG